One window from the genome of Rhinolophus ferrumequinum isolate MPI-CBG mRhiFer1 chromosome 10, mRhiFer1_v1.p, whole genome shotgun sequence encodes:
- the NRIP2 gene encoding nuclear receptor-interacting protein 2, with the protein MSSRQEAMRLGRDSSRRGQEAELRDRAHLSQQRRLKQATQFLHKDSADLLPLDSLKRLGTSKDLQPHSVIQRRLVEGNQSRLQGESPLMQALTHGQENRRKTSTTEIPALLLNCKCQDQALRVAVDTGTQHNQISAGCLSRLGLGKRVLKAPGGDLAPGPTTQVEQLELQLGQETVACSAQVVDVESPEFCLGLQTLLSLKCCIDLERGVLRLKAPFSELPFLPWYQEPGE; encoded by the exons ATGAGCAGCAGGCAGGAGGCCATGAGACTGGGGAGAGACTCCAGTaggaggggacaggaggcagAGCTTCGGGACCGAGCCCACCTGAGCCAGCAGCGCCGGCTCAAACAGGCCACCCAGTTCCTGCACAAGGATTCTGCTGACCTGCTCCCCCTGGACAGCCTCAAGAGGCTCGGCACCTCCAAGGACTTG CAGCCGCACAGCGTGATCCAAAGACGCCTGGTGGAGGGAAACCAGAGTCGGCTTCAGGGGGAGTCCCCCCTGATGCAGGCCTTGACTCATGGCCAGGAGAACAGGAGGAAGACCAGCACGACAGAGATTCCAGCTCTTCTGCTCAACTGCAAG TGCCAGGACCAGGCGCTTAGGGTGGCCGTGGACACCGGCACCCAACACAACCAGATCTCCGCTGGATGCCTCAGCCGCCTGGG GTTAGGGAAGAGGGTCCTAAAAGCCCCAGGGGGGGACCTGGCACCTGGGCCCACAACCCAGGTGGAGCAGCTGGAGCTACAGCTAGGCCAGGAGACCGTGGCATGTTCCGCCCAGGTGGTGG ATGTTGAGAGTCCTGAATTCTGCCTTGGACTACAGACCCTGCTTTCTCTCAAG TGCTGCATCGACCTGGAGCGTGGCGTGCTGCGGCTGAAGGCCCCCTTCTCAGAGCTGCCCTTCCTGCCTTGGTACCAAGAGCCTGGCGAGTGA